The Methylosinus sp. PW1 genome includes a region encoding these proteins:
- a CDS encoding LLM class flavin-dependent oxidoreductase: protein MSYSLSILDKSPVAESATPAEALRHTIALAKRADELGYHRFWLAEHHGAKMLASSAPEIVAAHILAHTARIRVGSGGVMLQHYSPYKVAEVFKTLAALAPGRVDLGVGKAPGGLPYSTRALQQRPDDADFEARLIELEACLDGALPEDHAFAGLLATPVPPEPPQRILLGGGPASAELAARRGWLFAYAGHFNGDLETLARSLEAYRRIAGRQALLAIQAFAAETQEKAECRVGAPSLYKVHFADGRSVNLPSLELAAEFARQAGLSEQDYRAEEIRPLVVFGAPDRVRRELDALADRYGVNEFILDTPIADFDERLVSIELIAGAFSTSPETA, encoded by the coding sequence ATGTCCTACTCGCTCTCCATTTTGGACAAGAGCCCCGTCGCCGAGAGTGCGACGCCGGCGGAAGCGCTTCGCCACACGATCGCGCTGGCAAAGCGCGCGGACGAGCTCGGTTATCATCGGTTTTGGCTCGCCGAGCATCATGGCGCGAAAATGCTCGCGAGTTCCGCGCCGGAGATCGTCGCCGCCCATATCCTCGCCCACACCGCACGCATCCGCGTCGGCTCCGGCGGCGTGATGCTCCAGCACTACAGTCCCTATAAGGTCGCGGAGGTTTTCAAAACGCTCGCGGCGCTGGCGCCGGGGCGCGTCGATCTCGGCGTCGGCAAGGCGCCCGGCGGCCTGCCTTATTCCACTCGAGCCTTGCAGCAGCGCCCGGACGACGCCGATTTCGAAGCCCGCCTCATCGAGCTGGAGGCATGTCTCGACGGCGCTCTGCCGGAGGATCACGCGTTCGCCGGCCTCCTCGCAACGCCCGTTCCGCCGGAGCCGCCGCAGCGCATTCTGCTCGGCGGCGGCCCCGCGAGCGCCGAGCTCGCCGCGCGACGTGGTTGGCTCTTCGCCTACGCCGGCCATTTCAACGGCGATCTCGAGACGCTCGCGCGCTCGCTCGAGGCCTACCGCCGCATCGCGGGGCGGCAGGCTCTGCTCGCCATCCAGGCGTTCGCGGCCGAGACGCAGGAAAAGGCGGAGTGTCGCGTCGGCGCCCCGAGTCTCTACAAGGTTCATTTTGCCGACGGACGATCCGTCAATCTGCCGTCGCTCGAGCTCGCCGCCGAATTCGCTCGCCAGGCGGGGCTCTCCGAGCAGGACTATCGCGCCGAGGAAATTCGCCCGCTCGTCGTCTTCGGGGCGCCGGACCGAGTGCGGCGCGAGCTCGACGCCCTCGCCGATCGCTACGGCGTGAACGAATTCATACTGGATACGCCGATCGCGGATTTCGACGAGCGCCTCGTCTCGATCGAGCTGATCGCCGGCGCGTTCTCTACCAGCCCGGAGACCGCGTGA
- a CDS encoding PLP-dependent transferase, translated as MLLKKPGSCPHFVRARSLGADLVVHSATKYLNGHSDVVAGAVVAARRDDFWDRIRAILARNGAVLGPFEAWLLQRGLRTLFLRVRAQSQSALALAERLAGHAAVSEVLYPGLPGFPGHEVARRQMQGGFGGMLSIRVKGSAAAAIATAAQVTIWKRATSLGGVESLIEHRASVEGPGTPVPGDLLRLSTGIEAASYRRGTRRRRRTLIIYYSCR; from the coding sequence ATCCTGCTCAAAAAACCGGGTTCATGCCCTCATTTTGTCCGCGCACGCTCACTCGGCGCCGATCTCGTCGTTCATTCCGCGACGAAATATCTGAATGGACATTCCGACGTGGTGGCGGGCGCCGTCGTCGCCGCGCGACGCGACGACTTCTGGGATCGCATTCGCGCGATCCTGGCGCGCAACGGCGCCGTGCTCGGGCCATTCGAGGCATGGCTTCTGCAGCGCGGGCTGCGCACCCTTTTCCTGCGGGTGCGCGCGCAGTCTCAGTCGGCGCTCGCGCTCGCCGAGCGGCTCGCCGGGCACGCGGCCGTCTCGGAGGTCCTTTATCCCGGCCTTCCCGGCTTTCCGGGCCATGAGGTCGCCCGGCGACAGATGCAGGGGGGCTTCGGCGGCATGTTGTCCATCCGCGTGAAAGGCAGCGCCGCAGCGGCGATCGCGACCGCCGCGCAAGTGACGATTTGGAAGCGCGCGACGTCGCTCGGCGGCGTCGAGAGCCTGATCGAGCATCGCGCGAGCGTCGAAGGGCCGGGAACGCCGGTTCCAGGCGATCTGCTGCGCCTCTCGACGGGAATCGAAGCCGCCTCCTACCGCCGCGGAACCCGACGGCGGCGCCGGACCTTGATTATATATTATTCTTGTCGATAA
- a CDS encoding SEC-C metal-binding domain-containing protein — protein sequence MAKIGRNDACPCGSGKKYKHCCLAKDEDAERAAHAARDAADRAARVAAAELWSFDSDEDMDDELTVASNAVVDLVHAGALDEAERAARELLQRFPDMHDGYDRLGMVYQARGEDRQAADCYRKVIDIIRSHKEQYDAEFETVFHKLIEQLDPPIAPPHESQSS from the coding sequence ATGGCCAAGATCGGACGCAATGACGCCTGCCCCTGCGGCAGCGGCAAGAAGTACAAGCACTGCTGCCTCGCCAAGGATGAAGACGCCGAGCGCGCCGCCCACGCGGCACGCGACGCGGCCGACCGCGCGGCCCGTGTCGCGGCCGCCGAATTATGGAGCTTCGACAGCGACGAGGATATGGACGATGAGCTGACCGTGGCGTCGAACGCCGTTGTCGATCTCGTGCACGCGGGCGCGCTCGATGAGGCCGAGCGCGCCGCCCGCGAACTCCTCCAGCGCTTTCCTGACATGCATGACGGTTATGATCGCCTGGGCATGGTCTATCAGGCCAGAGGCGAGGATCGGCAAGCGGCCGACTGCTACCGGAAGGTCATCGACATCATCCGCTCGCACAAAGAACAATACGACGCCGAGTTCGAAACCGTCTTCCACAAGCTCATAGAGCAGCTCGACCCGCCAATCGCGCCTCCACACGAGAGTCAGTCTTCCTGA
- a CDS encoding DDE-type integrase/transposase/recombinase, translating into MAKGRVHEQWAQLRFSVIGQLLAAPPEKGALRSALVELAAREWRHPTTGAPVRFGASTIERWYYRALGERQDPIAVLRRKRRQDAGQQTALGVPLRQALLAQYAAHKSWSVRLHWDNLVALASSRPELQPVPSYATVLRFLRANGLDKRRPLTSRLTAGALRAEARLEQREVRSYEAEYVNGLWHWDFHHGSRKVLTPRGEWRTPMLLGILDDRSRLACHLQWYLAETAENVAHGLSQAIQKRGLPRAAMSDNGAAMTAAEIREGLGRLAVLHQTTLPYSPYQNAKQEAFWGPVEGRLMAMLEDVQDLSLATLNEATQAWVEYEYNRNIHSEIGEAPVTRFLAGPEVTRPSPDSASLKLAFTRTEQRTLRKSDGSLLIEGRRFEAPNRYRHLTRLEVRFASWDLGWVHLVDAQTGAVLCRLFPQDKTKNADGRRRSLEPIAAEPIAIKPAGGMAPLLAKLMEQRAATGLPPAYLPKDEGEES; encoded by the coding sequence ATGGCGAAAGGGCGGGTGCACGAGCAATGGGCGCAGCTGCGCTTTTCGGTGATCGGGCAGCTTCTCGCTGCGCCGCCCGAGAAGGGCGCGCTCCGTTCGGCGCTCGTTGAGCTTGCGGCGCGCGAATGGCGCCATCCAACGACCGGCGCGCCGGTGCGCTTTGGCGCCTCCACGATCGAGCGCTGGTATTATCGGGCGCTCGGAGAGCGTCAGGACCCTATCGCCGTCCTGCGCCGCAAACGTCGCCAGGACGCCGGCCAGCAGACAGCGCTCGGCGTGCCGCTGCGCCAGGCGCTGCTCGCCCAATACGCTGCGCACAAGAGCTGGAGCGTCAGGCTGCACTGGGACAATCTGGTCGCCTTGGCTTCGAGTCGGCCCGAGCTTCAACCCGTGCCGTCTTATGCGACCGTCCTTCGCTTCCTCAGGGCCAATGGTCTGGACAAACGCCGGCCGCTCACCTCGCGGCTGACGGCGGGCGCATTGCGGGCCGAGGCGCGCCTCGAGCAACGCGAGGTCCGCAGCTACGAGGCCGAATATGTCAACGGCCTGTGGCATTGGGATTTCCATCACGGCTCGCGCAAGGTGCTGACGCCGCGTGGCGAGTGGCGCACGCCAATGTTGCTCGGCATTCTCGACGACCGTTCGCGACTCGCCTGTCATCTGCAATGGTATTTGGCGGAGACGGCCGAGAACGTCGCGCATGGTCTGTCACAGGCGATCCAGAAGCGCGGCCTGCCGCGCGCCGCGATGAGCGACAATGGCGCGGCGATGACTGCGGCGGAGATCCGCGAGGGCCTCGGCCGGCTCGCAGTCCTGCACCAGACGACGCTCCCCTATAGCCCCTATCAGAACGCCAAGCAGGAGGCGTTTTGGGGTCCAGTCGAAGGCCGGCTGATGGCCATGTTGGAGGATGTGCAGGACCTCAGCTTGGCGACGCTCAACGAGGCGACGCAGGCCTGGGTCGAGTACGAGTACAACCGCAACATCCATTCGGAGATCGGCGAGGCGCCCGTCACGCGTTTTCTCGCCGGCCCCGAGGTGACGCGGCCGAGCCCCGACAGCGCGAGCCTCAAGCTGGCCTTCACGAGGACCGAGCAGCGGACGCTGCGCAAGAGCGACGGCAGCCTCCTGATCGAGGGCCGCCGCTTCGAGGCCCCGAACCGCTACCGCCACCTCACGCGCCTGGAGGTCCGCTTCGCCAGCTGGGACCTCGGCTGGGTCCATCTCGTCGACGCGCAAACCGGCGCGGTGCTGTGCCGGCTGTTCCCGCAGGACAAGACCAAGAACGCCGATGGGCGCCGCCGGTCGCTGGAGCCGATCGCGGCGGAGCCCATCGCCATCAAGCCTGCCGGTGGCATGGCGCCACTGCTCGCCAAGCTCATGGAGCAGCGGGCTGCAACGGGGTTGCCGCCCGCCTACCTGCCCAAGGACGAAGGAGAAGAGTCTTGA